The Bacteroidetes Order II. bacterium genome includes the window CCAAAGCGACAATCGCTGAGCCAAATAGGCACTACCAAACTGATATGACGATGGCAAATGGACAAACCGAGGAGAACACTGACCCAGAAGTAACTTACCACGAAAATCTCCCTGACTTTTTCAATCCACCTGAACACTTGTCTATCCAAGACCAAAACTGGTATCTTAAAATCATTACAACAATTAAAGCCAATAAAAATACGTCTCCTTTTGGCACGCAAGAGTTGGCAAATGCCTTGAATACGACTACGCGCACGTTGCAACGAGACACCAAACAATTGTTTAACTGTTCTCCGAAAAAGTTGATTGAGATGGTATTAGCGAAGATATAAATACCATTGGTATAAATTGCTTTTTGAGGCCATACATCATTATGTCTTTGGTTTCTTCAATCCGTTCAGACTTTTCTATCCCTCTGCCATTTAAGTCTGTTTGAGCATGGCCGTAAAATATACTGCCTTGAGGTTGTTTATAACAGTGGGTTATGGGATTAATTTTGTGCTATTATAGATCGAAATGAATAAATATATGACCAAAGACCTATTGTCCATCTATTCAAAAGCCCGAAAATGGGGATATGTTGCAGCGGCCAGCAACTCACGATCGCCGCGCGTATCGCCATAGGCATATAAGCAGACCGAAGAAAGCGCCCCCACACAGTCTTCGAGGCGGGCCACTTTTTCCGGCCCCCAACAATTCTTGCCAGCCAATCGGCCAGTTAACCGTTCTTTTATTATTTCGAGCTTCGAGCCACATACTTCTTGAAATCCATTTTCTGCCGCCCAAGGCGTAAGGTAAGCCTCAACCGAGGCACTAACCAAAACCAATCGATGACCCTCTTTTTGGTGCCACCGGATCTTTTCTATCGCTTTAGGGCGCACGATTGAAGGTAAGTATTGTTGTGCAAATTGGCGGCTCATGCTCTGAAACTTTACCGTATCCATTCCGGCAAAAAAATAGTGTAAAACAGCCTCTTTTGCCTTCTGGTTATCCATCAACCCCAGCTTAAACCACACAAATACCGGAAGCAGCCGGATAAATCCTTTAAGAACGGTTCGCTTCGTATGGGTAAACCGAATAAAGTGGTAGAGCGAATCGGAGGTTGTAATGGTTCCGTCGAAGTCGAAAGCTGCTATGGTTTTCATGGTTTAAGGAATTAATGCTAAGCGACTTGCCAACTCCGACGTGAAGCGGTTTTCGGGGTCTGCATTGGCTTTAATTTGTTGCCATTCAAAGGTTT containing:
- a CDS encoding HAD family hydrolase; amino-acid sequence: MKTIAAFDFDGTITTSDSLYHFIRFTHTKRTVLKGFIRLLPVFVWFKLGLMDNQKAKEAVLHYFFAGMDTVKFQSMSRQFAQQYLPSIVRPKAIEKIRWHQKEGHRLVLVSASVEAYLTPWAAENGFQEVCGSKLEIIKERLTGRLAGKNCWGPEKVARLEDCVGALSSVCLYAYGDTRGDRELLAAATYPHFRAFE